A region from the Bradyrhizobium erythrophlei genome encodes:
- a CDS encoding GFA family protein, whose translation MTGPGMASGRRLAGKCFCGTVHYTVADQFAYAANCHCSNCRRTTGSAFKPFAGIEREKLTITRGEDERMIFGDEKGHDAHCGRCGSLLYSLVRNGAWVHVAMGTLLDDPSIRPTAHIFVGSKAPWFDITDGLPQYQGHVAAG comes from the coding sequence ATGACAGGTCCGGGGATGGCGAGTGGTCGCAGGCTTGCCGGGAAATGCTTTTGCGGCACGGTCCACTATACGGTGGCAGATCAGTTCGCCTACGCCGCAAACTGCCATTGTTCCAACTGCCGGCGTACGACCGGCTCCGCGTTCAAGCCGTTCGCCGGCATCGAACGCGAAAAGCTCACCATCACCAGAGGTGAGGACGAGCGTATGATTTTTGGCGACGAAAAAGGCCACGACGCGCACTGCGGGCGATGTGGCTCGCTGCTGTATTCCCTCGTCCGCAATGGCGCCTGGGTCCATGTCGCCATGGGGACGCTGCTGGACGATCCCTCGATTCGCCCGACCGCACACATCTTCGTCGGCTCCAAGGCGCCATGGTTCGATATCACCGACGGCCTGCCGCAATATCAAGGACATGTCGCCGCGGGATGA
- a CDS encoding nuclear transport factor 2 family protein gives MSHDRSSVEAVVQHYFDALYEGDADKLGAIFHSSADLRWLEKGELQVLTVPDWLGRVRKRPSAKAEGKPREDFVVTIDRSDDSTAFIKVRCQLPPRYFTDYLVAMKLSDGWQIVSKSYRYDLRE, from the coding sequence GTGAGTCACGATCGTTCCAGCGTCGAAGCCGTGGTGCAGCACTATTTCGACGCGCTCTACGAAGGCGATGCCGACAAATTGGGCGCGATCTTCCACTCCTCGGCCGATTTGCGCTGGCTGGAAAAGGGCGAGCTGCAGGTCCTCACCGTGCCGGACTGGCTCGGCCGCGTCAGGAAGCGGCCCTCGGCCAAGGCCGAAGGCAAGCCGCGCGAGGATTTTGTCGTGACCATCGACCGTTCCGACGATTCCACCGCCTTCATCAAAGTGCGTTGCCAATTGCCGCCGCGCTATTTCACCGATTATCTGGTGGCGATGAAACTCAGCGATGGCTGGCAGATTGTCTCGAAATCCTATCGCTATGATTTGAGAGAATAG
- a CDS encoding caspase family protein — protein MKLPGSLKLHRFLLAAALLLVCQPAFAEKRVALVLGNSAYQNVAPLSNPVNDGAVIAAKLKEAGFDVVDSRHDLQAAETRRALRDFADAARDADIAVVYYAGHGMEVDGTNYLIPVDARLERDTDVYDEALSLDRVLVAVEPAKQLRLVILDACRDNPFAKVMKRTLASRAIGAGLAKIEPTSPNTLIAYSAKAGSTALDGDARNSPFTLALANHLTTPGLDVRKAFGFVRDDVLKTTGNRQEPFVYGSLGGNDVPLVPAKLAPAAAAPNPQAEARADYELALQIGNKDAFNAFLAQHPDGFYANLAKIQLAKIAAEETRVAATEKARQAEQERARLAAEGAQKTQQAKADADAKAAERARLAAEQAKEAAQAQANEAERKRVATDTPASSAARNAPDNNASDNKASTPAAGGTNLASLSPGPLQADLIKSVQTELRRVGCLTGAADGEWNVTSQRSLALFNKNAGTKFDVKLASLDALDAIKLKPSRVCPLICEHGFKADGDHCSKIVCAEGSVLDDDNDCVKRRAATPTAKREPAAPRPDRAAQGLPRPVAPQASGQIMCDDHLCRPVRRGCHLEFRTSEQGGSRMGGGSNVEICN, from the coding sequence ATGAAATTGCCAGGATCGCTCAAATTGCACCGGTTTTTGCTCGCTGCCGCGCTGCTGTTGGTATGCCAGCCGGCTTTCGCCGAAAAGCGCGTGGCGCTGGTGCTCGGCAATTCCGCCTATCAGAACGTGGCGCCGCTTTCGAACCCGGTCAATGACGGCGCGGTGATCGCGGCAAAGCTCAAGGAGGCCGGCTTCGACGTGGTCGATTCCCGCCACGACCTTCAGGCGGCGGAGACCCGGCGCGCGCTGCGCGACTTTGCGGACGCCGCGCGCGACGCCGATATCGCCGTGGTCTATTACGCCGGCCATGGCATGGAGGTGGACGGCACCAATTATCTGATCCCGGTGGATGCGAGACTGGAGCGCGACACCGACGTCTACGACGAGGCGCTGTCACTGGACCGGGTGCTGGTGGCGGTCGAACCCGCCAAGCAGCTTCGGTTGGTGATCCTCGACGCCTGCCGCGACAATCCGTTTGCCAAGGTCATGAAGCGGACCCTCGCGTCGCGTGCGATCGGAGCCGGCCTCGCCAAGATCGAACCGACCAGCCCGAATACGCTGATCGCCTACTCCGCCAAGGCCGGTTCCACCGCACTGGACGGCGATGCCAGGAACAGTCCGTTCACGCTGGCGCTGGCAAATCACCTGACCACGCCGGGGTTGGACGTGCGCAAGGCGTTCGGCTTCGTCCGCGACGACGTGCTGAAGACCACGGGCAACCGGCAGGAGCCGTTTGTCTATGGCTCGCTCGGCGGCAACGACGTTCCCCTGGTGCCGGCGAAGCTCGCGCCGGCCGCGGCGGCACCCAATCCGCAGGCCGAGGCGCGGGCGGATTACGAACTTGCGCTGCAGATCGGCAACAAGGATGCGTTCAACGCCTTCCTTGCGCAGCACCCGGATGGTTTCTACGCCAACCTCGCCAAGATCCAGCTGGCGAAGATCGCCGCCGAGGAAACCCGCGTTGCGGCGACCGAAAAGGCCCGGCAGGCCGAACAGGAGCGGGCGCGGCTTGCTGCCGAGGGCGCGCAGAAGACACAGCAGGCGAAGGCGGACGCCGATGCCAAGGCAGCCGAGCGGGCCCGGCTTGCCGCGGAACAAGCCAAGGAGGCCGCGCAGGCACAGGCCAACGAAGCCGAGCGCAAACGTGTTGCCACGGATACGCCCGCCAGCTCCGCGGCCCGCAACGCTCCCGACAACAACGCTTCTGACAACAAGGCTTCCACCCCGGCCGCGGGTGGGACGAACCTTGCCTCCCTCAGTCCGGGGCCGCTGCAGGCCGATTTGATCAAATCGGTGCAGACCGAGTTGCGCCGCGTCGGCTGCCTCACGGGAGCCGCCGATGGCGAATGGAACGTGACGTCACAACGTTCGCTGGCGCTGTTCAACAAGAACGCCGGAACCAAATTCGACGTCAAGCTGGCGAGCCTCGACGCGCTCGATGCGATCAAGCTGAAGCCTTCGCGGGTATGCCCGCTGATCTGCGAGCACGGCTTCAAGGCTGACGGCGACCATTGCAGCAAGATCGTCTGCGCCGAAGGTTCGGTCCTCGACGACGACAATGACTGCGTCAAACGCCGGGCGGCGACGCCAACGGCGAAGCGGGAGCCCGCCGCGCCGCGTCCCGATCGTGCAGCTCAGGGCCTGCCCAGGCCGGTTGCGCCGCAAGCCTCCGGCCAGATCATGTGCGACGACCATTTGTGCCGTCCGGTGCGGCGCGGATGCCACCTCGAGTTCCGAACGAGCGAGCAGGGCGGCAGCCGCATGGGCGGCGGCAGCAACGTTGAGATTTGCAACTGA